One segment of Eschrichtius robustus isolate mEscRob2 chromosome 3, mEscRob2.pri, whole genome shotgun sequence DNA contains the following:
- the LOC137761150 gene encoding guanylate-binding protein 4-like isoform X2 yields the protein MESGSTIMDPICLVENQNNQLTVNPKALKILDQISEPVVVVAVAGLYRTGKSFLMNRLAGQNHGFCLGSTVRSETKGIWMWCVPHPSKESHTLVLLDTEGLGDVEKGDSKNDSWIFALAVLLSSVFVYNSMNTINHQALEQLHYVTELTELIRTTSSASSDEVQDSAEFVSFFPDFVWAVRDFMLELELDGYPITEDEYLENALKLIPGLGTLVVAYIDAINSGGVPCLENAVITLAERENSAAVQKAADHYSEQMAQRLRLPTDTLQELLEVHAACEMEAIAIFLGRSFKDDKQTFQKKLVDIMEKKKDVFMIQNEEASVKYCQAELKKLSESLMKSISGGTFFVPGGHSLYLEARSKFEQDYKLVPRKGVKANEVFQSFLQSQAGVEEAILQADKALTDGDKAMAVECAKKHAAEREQQLLREKQNEEEQKMAAQERSFKENMTQLEEKMDRERENLLREQEAMLKHKLKMQEELLTEGFKKEAEELNKEIDQLKEDIEMTKNNTSIKISEVLDMASMALVAVLPGGYKVLGMGVKVLSDAMKRAENPY from the exons ATGGAGTCTGGATCCACCATAATGGACCCCATCTGTCTGGTGGAAAACCAGAACAATCAGCTGACAGTAAATCCAAAAGCACTGAAGATTCTTGACCAGATTTCTGAGCCTGTGGTGGTGGTGGCCGTTGCAGGGCTGTATCGGACGGGAAAATCCTTCCTGATGAACCGCCTGGCAGGGCAGAACCACG GTTTCTGTCTGGGCTCCACAGTGAGGTCTGAAACTAAGGGCATCTGGATGTGGTGTGTGCCCCACCCCTCCAAGGAGAGCCACACCCTGGTCCTTCTGGACACCGAGGGCCTGGGTGATGTGGAAAAG GGTGACTCCAAGAATGACTCGTGGATCTTTGCCCTGGCCGTGCTTCTGAGCAGCGTCTTTGTCTACAACAGCATGAACACCATCAACCACCAGGCCCTGGAGCAGCTGCA CTACGTGACTGAACTAACAGAGCTAATCAGGACAACATCCTCTGCCAGCTCTGATGAAGTACAGGACTCAGCCGAGTTTGTGAGTTTCTTTCCAGACTTTGTTTGGGCTGTACGGGATTTCATGCTGGAGCTGGAGTTAGATGGATACCCCATCACTGAAGATGAGTATCTGGAGAATGCCTTGAAGTTGATTCCAG GGCTGGGGACTCTGGTGGTGGCCTACATAGATGCCATCAACAGTGGAGGAGTTCCTTGTTTGGAGAACGCAGTGATAACTCTGGCCGAGCGTGAGAACTCAGCGGCTGTGCAGAAGGCAGCCGACCACTACAGTGAGCAGATGGCCCAGCGACTGAGGCTCCCCACGGACACGCTCCAGGAGCTTCTGGAGGTGCACGCAGCCTGTGAGATGGAAGCCATTGCAATCTTCTTAGGGCGCTCCTTCAAGGATGACAAGCAGACGTTCCAGAAGAAGCTGGTG GACATCATGGAGAAAAAGAAGGATGTTTTCATGATCCAAAATGAAGAGGCCTCTGTCAAATATTGTCAGGCTGAGCTTAAGAAGCTTTCAGAATCCTTGATGAAAAGTATTTCAGGAGGAACTTTCTTTGTCCCTGGAGGACACAGTCTCTACTTAGAAGCAAGGAGCAAGTTTGAACAGGACTATAAACTGGTTCCCAGGAAAGGAGTTAAG GCAAATGAGGTCTTCCAGAGCTTCCTGCAGTCCCAGGCAGGAGTAGAGGAAGCCATCCTGCAGGCAGACAAAGCCCTCACTGATGGGGACAAGGCCATGGCAG TTGAGTGTGCCAAGAAGCATGCAGCTGAGAGGGAACAGCAGCTGCTAAGAGAGAAACAGAATGAAGAAGAGCAAAAAATGGCGGCACAAGAGAGAAGCTtcaaggaaaatatgacccaactGGAAGAGAAGATGGATAGGGAAAGAGAAAACCTTCTAAGAGAGCAGGAAGCAATGCTGAAGCACAAGCTGAAG ATGCAAGAAGAACTACTTACAGAAGGATTTAAAAAGGAAGCTGAAGAGTTAAATAAAGAGATAGATCAACTAAAAGAAGACATTGAAATGACTAAAAATAATACGTCCATAAAGATTTCAGAGGTCCTTGATATGGCTAGCATGGCATTAGTTGCAGTACTACCTGGGGGGTATAAAGTACTTGGTATGGGAGTGAAAGTTCTCAGTGATGCTATGAAAAGGGCTGAGAATCCCTATTAA
- the LOC137761150 gene encoding guanylate-binding protein 4-like isoform X1 gives MESGSTIMDPICLVENQNNQLTVNPKALKILDQISEPVVVVAVAGLYRTGKSFLMNRLAGQNHGFCLGSTVRSETKGIWMWCVPHPSKESHTLVLLDTEGLGDVEKGDSKNDSWIFALAVLLSSVFVYNSMNTINHQALEQLHYVTELTELIRTTSSASSDEVQDSAEFVSFFPDFVWAVRDFMLELELDGYPITEDEYLENALKLIPGKNPKIRNSNMPRECIRKFFPKRKCFVFDRPTSDKKLLLHIEEVPDNQLDENFQKQSKNFCSYIFTHAKSKTLREGITVTGGRLGTLVVAYIDAINSGGVPCLENAVITLAERENSAAVQKAADHYSEQMAQRLRLPTDTLQELLEVHAACEMEAIAIFLGRSFKDDKQTFQKKLVDIMEKKKDVFMIQNEEASVKYCQAELKKLSESLMKSISGGTFFVPGGHSLYLEARSKFEQDYKLVPRKGVKANEVFQSFLQSQAGVEEAILQADKALTDGDKAMAVECAKKHAAEREQQLLREKQNEEEQKMAAQERSFKENMTQLEEKMDRERENLLREQEAMLKHKLKMQEELLTEGFKKEAEELNKEIDQLKEDIEMTKNNTSIKISEVLDMASMALVAVLPGGYKVLGMGVKVLSDAMKRAENPY, from the exons ATGGAGTCTGGATCCACCATAATGGACCCCATCTGTCTGGTGGAAAACCAGAACAATCAGCTGACAGTAAATCCAAAAGCACTGAAGATTCTTGACCAGATTTCTGAGCCTGTGGTGGTGGTGGCCGTTGCAGGGCTGTATCGGACGGGAAAATCCTTCCTGATGAACCGCCTGGCAGGGCAGAACCACG GTTTCTGTCTGGGCTCCACAGTGAGGTCTGAAACTAAGGGCATCTGGATGTGGTGTGTGCCCCACCCCTCCAAGGAGAGCCACACCCTGGTCCTTCTGGACACCGAGGGCCTGGGTGATGTGGAAAAG GGTGACTCCAAGAATGACTCGTGGATCTTTGCCCTGGCCGTGCTTCTGAGCAGCGTCTTTGTCTACAACAGCATGAACACCATCAACCACCAGGCCCTGGAGCAGCTGCA CTACGTGACTGAACTAACAGAGCTAATCAGGACAACATCCTCTGCCAGCTCTGATGAAGTACAGGACTCAGCCGAGTTTGTGAGTTTCTTTCCAGACTTTGTTTGGGCTGTACGGGATTTCATGCTGGAGCTGGAGTTAGATGGATACCCCATCACTGAAGATGAGTATCTGGAGAATGCCTTGAAGTTGATTCCAG GCAAGAATCCCAAAATCCGAAATTCCAACATGCCCAGAGAATGTATCAGGAAgttttttccaaaaagaaagtGCTTTGTCTTTGACCGGCCTACAAGTGACAAAAAATTATTACTCCATATTGAGGAAGTGCCAGATAACCAACTGGATGAGAATTTCCAGAAGCAATCAAAAAATTTCTGCTCATATATCTTTACCCATGCAAAGTCCAAGACCCTAAGAGAAGGAATCACTGTCACAGGGGGAA GGCTGGGGACTCTGGTGGTGGCCTACATAGATGCCATCAACAGTGGAGGAGTTCCTTGTTTGGAGAACGCAGTGATAACTCTGGCCGAGCGTGAGAACTCAGCGGCTGTGCAGAAGGCAGCCGACCACTACAGTGAGCAGATGGCCCAGCGACTGAGGCTCCCCACGGACACGCTCCAGGAGCTTCTGGAGGTGCACGCAGCCTGTGAGATGGAAGCCATTGCAATCTTCTTAGGGCGCTCCTTCAAGGATGACAAGCAGACGTTCCAGAAGAAGCTGGTG GACATCATGGAGAAAAAGAAGGATGTTTTCATGATCCAAAATGAAGAGGCCTCTGTCAAATATTGTCAGGCTGAGCTTAAGAAGCTTTCAGAATCCTTGATGAAAAGTATTTCAGGAGGAACTTTCTTTGTCCCTGGAGGACACAGTCTCTACTTAGAAGCAAGGAGCAAGTTTGAACAGGACTATAAACTGGTTCCCAGGAAAGGAGTTAAG GCAAATGAGGTCTTCCAGAGCTTCCTGCAGTCCCAGGCAGGAGTAGAGGAAGCCATCCTGCAGGCAGACAAAGCCCTCACTGATGGGGACAAGGCCATGGCAG TTGAGTGTGCCAAGAAGCATGCAGCTGAGAGGGAACAGCAGCTGCTAAGAGAGAAACAGAATGAAGAAGAGCAAAAAATGGCGGCACAAGAGAGAAGCTtcaaggaaaatatgacccaactGGAAGAGAAGATGGATAGGGAAAGAGAAAACCTTCTAAGAGAGCAGGAAGCAATGCTGAAGCACAAGCTGAAG ATGCAAGAAGAACTACTTACAGAAGGATTTAAAAAGGAAGCTGAAGAGTTAAATAAAGAGATAGATCAACTAAAAGAAGACATTGAAATGACTAAAAATAATACGTCCATAAAGATTTCAGAGGTCCTTGATATGGCTAGCATGGCATTAGTTGCAGTACTACCTGGGGGGTATAAAGTACTTGGTATGGGAGTGAAAGTTCTCAGTGATGCTATGAAAAGGGCTGAGAATCCCTATTAA